In the genome of Pseudomonas sp. HS6, one region contains:
- the fliL gene encoding flagellar basal body-associated protein FliL: MAKSEAAAVKDPATKGKLKMIIAIVLGLLLAIGASVGATWFFMHSAQSKPAAAVETAPVGKQPAIFEPMAPAFVANYNQNGRQRYMQVSITMLARNQADLEALKVHMPVIRNNLVMLFSGQDFATLATPVGQEMLRQKATASVQEVAQKELGKVVIEQLLFTNFVLQ, translated from the coding sequence ATGGCGAAGAGCGAAGCAGCAGCAGTAAAAGACCCCGCAACCAAAGGCAAACTCAAGATGATCATTGCGATCGTTCTGGGGTTGTTGCTGGCTATCGGCGCGTCTGTGGGGGCGACCTGGTTCTTCATGCACAGCGCCCAGAGCAAGCCTGCGGCTGCAGTGGAAACCGCTCCGGTCGGCAAGCAACCGGCGATTTTCGAGCCGATGGCGCCAGCCTTCGTGGCCAACTACAACCAGAACGGCCGTCAGCGCTATATGCAGGTGAGTATCACCATGCTGGCGCGCAACCAGGCCGATCTTGAAGCGCTCAAAGTGCACATGCCGGTGATCCGCAACAACCTGGTGATGCTCTTCTCCGGTCAGGACTTCGCCACATTGGCGACGCCGGTCGGTCAGGAGATGTTGCGCCAGAAGGCCACGGCCAGCGTCCAGGAAGTGGCGCAGAAGGAGCTGGGCAAAGTGGTGATCGAACAGTTGCTTTTCACTAATTTCGTACTGCAGTAG